The proteins below come from a single Acidobacteriota bacterium genomic window:
- a CDS encoding endonuclease/exonuclease/phosphatase family protein: MQEVKQFRVATYNIHKCVGMDRRLRPERIVEVLREIDADIVALQEVHCIQGSEDQHDQAHFIARELKLDFRLGENRQLKGGAYGNVVLSRFSMVTARNHDISVAGREQRGCLRVDIDLHGEQPLHIYNVHLGTSFTERRHQARKLLQDDVLKNGDHIGPRVLLGDFNEWTRGLTSRLLEEHFQSADIRIHLGRKRTYPGLLPFLHLDHIYFDEALELVEAKLHRSRNALIASDHLPIVADFRIRHF, encoded by the coding sequence ATGCAGGAAGTAAAGCAATTTAGAGTCGCGACGTACAACATTCACAAATGCGTGGGGATGGACAGGCGCTTACGCCCGGAACGCATTGTCGAAGTGTTGCGCGAAATTGATGCCGACATCGTCGCATTGCAGGAAGTTCACTGCATTCAGGGCAGCGAAGACCAACACGATCAGGCACATTTCATCGCCCGCGAACTGAAGCTGGATTTTCGGCTCGGAGAAAACCGGCAACTGAAAGGCGGCGCGTATGGCAACGTTGTCCTGAGCCGGTTTTCGATGGTTACGGCGCGCAATCACGACATCAGCGTCGCTGGACGAGAACAACGCGGATGCTTGCGCGTGGACATTGACCTGCACGGCGAACAACCGCTGCACATTTACAACGTGCATTTGGGAACGTCCTTTACCGAACGCCGTCACCAAGCGCGAAAGTTGCTGCAAGATGATGTGTTGAAAAATGGGGATCATATCGGCCCGCGCGTTTTGCTGGGCGATTTCAACGAATGGACGCGCGGGTTGACTTCGCGTTTGCTGGAAGAACATTTTCAAAGTGCGGACATTCGGATTCATCTTGGCCGCAAACGAACCTATCCAGGCCTGCTGCCGTTTCTGCATCTGGATCACATTTACTTTGACGAAGCGTTGGAATTGGTGGAAGCCAAACTTCACCGCAGCCGCAACGCATTGATCGCTTCAGACCATTTGCCGATTGTGGCGGACTTCCGCATTCGGCATTTTTGA
- a CDS encoding cardiolipin synthase B: MKDAKQASTTISQPKSSRLSSFRILANQAFARTAGAPLIAGNRVDLLKNASENYPAWLEAIHSAERTIHFESYIIHEDEQGQLFAEALVEKARAGVTVRLIYDWAGGLTATSNKFWRALKHAGVEVRCFNPPSFVSPLAWLGRDHRKLLTVDGKIGFVAGLCVGQMWVGEPEKGIEPWRDTGVKVIGPAVAELEHAFAQTWAESGTPLPEEAMIPSEALPPAGDTNLRVVASIPNSAGLYRLDQMIAAAAKESLWLTDAYFAGTSPYVQSLRAAAMDGVDVRLLVPQATDLPVMRALSRSGYRPLLEAGVRVYEWNGPMIHAKTAVADGHWARVGSSNLNLASWITNWELDVVVEDERFGELMEQMYLEDLENSTEILLTAKRKRPKPQHKRLRRLRAKFDTLSSGRTAAGAVRIGNAVSAAIGNRRILSPTEARIMFSAGLLLLLLAIVAVFWPRVISIPLGVFAAWLAVSLFFKAIELHREGKREELALREASAKVSHQVTSPKDVE, translated from the coding sequence ATGAAAGACGCAAAACAGGCATCCACAACCATCAGTCAACCAAAATCTTCACGGCTTTCGTCGTTTCGCATTCTGGCCAATCAGGCATTTGCGCGTACGGCTGGCGCGCCACTCATTGCGGGAAATCGCGTAGACCTGCTGAAAAATGCGAGCGAGAATTATCCCGCCTGGCTGGAAGCAATTCATTCCGCCGAACGAACGATCCACTTTGAAAGCTACATCATCCACGAAGACGAACAGGGCCAACTTTTTGCCGAGGCGTTAGTGGAAAAGGCGCGCGCAGGCGTCACCGTTCGATTGATTTACGATTGGGCCGGGGGGCTGACGGCAACTTCCAATAAATTCTGGCGGGCGTTGAAACACGCTGGCGTGGAAGTTCGCTGTTTCAATCCGCCAAGTTTCGTCAGCCCGCTGGCCTGGCTTGGGCGGGATCATCGCAAGTTGCTGACGGTGGACGGCAAGATCGGCTTTGTCGCGGGATTGTGCGTTGGCCAGATGTGGGTTGGCGAACCGGAAAAAGGCATCGAACCGTGGCGAGACACAGGTGTCAAAGTCATCGGCCCGGCTGTTGCCGAATTGGAACACGCATTTGCGCAAACCTGGGCCGAATCCGGAACGCCATTGCCGGAAGAAGCGATGATCCCATCTGAAGCATTGCCGCCTGCGGGAGACACGAATTTGCGCGTTGTCGCCAGCATTCCCAACAGCGCAGGGCTGTATCGCCTGGATCAAATGATTGCGGCGGCAGCCAAGGAAAGTTTGTGGTTGACGGATGCGTACTTCGCGGGCACATCGCCCTATGTGCAATCGCTCAGAGCCGCAGCAATGGATGGCGTTGACGTTCGCCTGCTGGTTCCGCAAGCGACTGATTTGCCCGTCATGCGCGCGTTGTCGCGTTCAGGATATCGCCCGTTGCTGGAAGCAGGCGTTCGCGTTTACGAATGGAACGGCCCAATGATTCACGCCAAAACAGCCGTCGCCGACGGCCATTGGGCGCGTGTAGGTTCGTCAAATCTGAATTTGGCAAGCTGGATCACCAACTGGGAATTGGACGTTGTCGTCGAAGATGAACGCTTCGGAGAACTGATGGAACAAATGTATTTAGAAGATTTGGAGAATTCGACGGAAATACTGTTGACGGCAAAACGAAAGCGCCCCAAACCGCAACACAAACGACTTCGCCGATTGCGGGCGAAATTCGACACCTTGAGTTCCGGCAGAACCGCCGCCGGAGCCGTGCGGATCGGCAACGCCGTCAGTGCGGCCATCGGCAACCGGCGCATTCTCAGCCCCACCGAAGCGCGAATTATGTTCAGCGCCGGTTTACTGTTGCTGCTGCTTGCCATCGTGGCTGTTTTTTGGCCCCGAGTGATTTCCATTCCGCTGGGGGTGTTCGCCGCCTGGCTGGCAGTATCGCTGTTTTTCAAAGCCATCGAGCTTCACCGAGAAGGCAAACGCGAAGAACTGGCTCTGCGCGAAGCGTCGGCCAAAGTCAGCCATCAGGTCACCTCCCCGAAGGATGTTGAATAA
- a CDS encoding phosphotransferase, whose protein sequence is MPLLISPKDTHLHRYRQIAETLVKHGFGFLLGILGLDRFVPFQRESSGVASNNQSLTPPQHIRCALEELGATFIKLGQLLSTRPDLLPPEYLLELAKLQDEAPPFDSDLAIEVVESELNQSIREVFAEFDRQPLAAASIGQVHAARLLDGREVIVKIRRPNVVDQVEEDLEILQNLAAAANRRWEFAKRYDLLGLMQEFALTLRAELDYIREGQNADRFAANFTADKTVHIPQVHWDTTTSRILTQERIHGVKVSELSALDEFGVNRTELAERGTQAILKMIFEDGFFHADLHPGNFFVEPDGRFGLVDFGMVGVVDERTQDYLANLILGLTRQDYDRLTDAVLELEVVKHRVDRNELRRDLEHLIKPYFGLSLGEVRMAPLFNETFAIIRLHKLHIPPHLALLVKTIIITEGIGTRLDPDFHLTEVIAPYADEMMLRLFSPRRLAKKLGQASLDVARLGVEIPQQLRHILNEIDRGGFEVGMKPGSFEPLIARLERLTNRMVLGVIASAFIVGLAILLSVFRPPGWERWAGTMFAIGFFFAVLLGVYLAWSILRSGKSKGE, encoded by the coding sequence ATGCCGCTGCTCATCAGTCCGAAGGACACACATCTTCACCGGTACAGACAAATCGCCGAAACGCTGGTCAAACATGGATTTGGCTTTTTGCTGGGCATTCTGGGACTGGATCGCTTTGTGCCGTTTCAGCGCGAATCTTCCGGTGTAGCGTCGAACAATCAATCGCTGACTCCGCCGCAACACATTCGTTGCGCGTTGGAAGAACTCGGCGCGACGTTCATCAAACTTGGCCAACTGCTTTCGACCCGACCTGATTTGTTGCCGCCGGAATACCTGCTGGAACTGGCCAAGTTGCAGGATGAAGCGCCGCCCTTTGATTCCGACTTGGCGATTGAAGTCGTAGAGTCCGAGCTTAATCAGTCCATTCGCGAAGTCTTTGCCGAGTTTGATCGGCAACCGCTGGCCGCAGCTTCGATTGGCCAGGTGCATGCGGCGCGGTTGCTGGATGGCCGCGAAGTCATCGTCAAAATTCGTCGCCCCAATGTGGTGGATCAGGTTGAAGAAGACCTGGAGATTTTGCAGAACCTGGCTGCCGCCGCGAATCGGCGCTGGGAATTTGCCAAACGCTATGACCTACTGGGGTTGATGCAGGAATTCGCGCTGACCTTGCGCGCCGAACTCGATTACATTCGCGAAGGCCAGAACGCCGACCGCTTTGCCGCCAACTTCACGGCGGACAAAACAGTGCACATTCCGCAAGTGCACTGGGATACCACGACTTCACGCATTTTGACGCAGGAACGCATTCACGGCGTGAAAGTCAGTGAGTTGAGCGCCCTCGATGAATTCGGTGTCAATCGAACCGAACTGGCAGAACGCGGAACTCAAGCCATTTTGAAGATGATCTTTGAAGACGGCTTTTTCCACGCTGACCTTCATCCGGGGAATTTCTTTGTCGAACCCGATGGCCGCTTCGGCTTGGTGGATTTCGGCATGGTCGGCGTGGTGGATGAACGAACGCAGGATTATCTGGCGAATCTGATTTTGGGGTTAACCCGGCAGGATTACGACCGTTTGACGGACGCCGTGTTGGAGCTGGAAGTCGTCAAACATCGCGTGGATCGAAATGAATTGCGCCGCGATCTGGAACATCTGATCAAACCGTATTTCGGTCTGTCGCTCGGTGAGGTCAGAATGGCGCCGCTGTTCAACGAAACCTTTGCCATCATACGATTGCACAAACTGCACATCCCGCCGCATCTGGCGCTGTTGGTCAAAACCATCATCATCACCGAAGGTATTGGAACGCGGCTCGACCCTGATTTTCACCTGACCGAGGTCATCGCGCCGTATGCTGACGAAATGATGCTGCGGCTGTTTTCTCCGCGCCGTTTGGCCAAAAAGCTTGGTCAGGCCAGCCTGGATGTTGCGCGGCTGGGCGTTGAAATTCCACAACAGCTTCGCCACATCCTGAACGAAATTGACCGTGGCGGGTTTGAAGTCGGCATGAAACCCGGCAGTTTCGAGCCGCTGATTGCGCGGTTGGAACGACTGACGAATCGGATGGTTTTGGGCGTCATCGCTTCGGCGTTCATTGTGGGTTTGGCAATTCTGCTTTCGGTATTTCGCCCGCCGGGCTGGGAGCGCTGGGCCGGAACGATGTTTGCGATCGGCTTTTTCTTCGCGGTCTTGCTGGGTGTTTATCTTGCGTGGAGCATCCTGCGATCAGGCAAATCCAAGGGCGAATAA
- a CDS encoding DeoR family transcriptional regulator: protein MSVTAAENILKESRSAILDLLKINGAMSVEQLAERLEVSKVCVRRHLSLLESDGLIAYEQERHERGRPRFIYRLTEKARCFFPHIYDEFAKEVLVHIERQFGDGALLKVLSARADELIAQLREPFADLSFDERVKALIEVINVKGYLAEARKMKDGSYRMRQRNCPTESVAVAYPQVCEEEIRVYRETLDCDVVRECRIADGAQQCEYHIVPRKLVQISEGKKKLRMATNEHE, encoded by the coding sequence GTGTCAGTAACGGCAGCAGAAAACATTCTGAAAGAATCGCGAAGCGCCATTTTGGATTTGCTCAAAATCAATGGCGCGATGAGTGTCGAGCAGTTGGCCGAACGGCTGGAAGTCTCGAAGGTGTGTGTGCGCCGTCATCTGAGCTTGCTGGAAAGCGACGGGTTGATTGCCTACGAACAGGAGCGGCACGAACGCGGACGCCCACGATTCATTTACAGGTTGACGGAAAAGGCGCGCTGTTTCTTCCCGCACATTTACGATGAGTTCGCCAAGGAAGTCCTGGTTCACATCGAACGCCAATTTGGCGACGGGGCTTTGTTGAAAGTCCTGAGCGCGCGCGCGGATGAGTTGATCGCCCAGTTGCGGGAGCCGTTTGCCGATTTGAGTTTCGATGAACGGGTGAAGGCTTTGATTGAAGTGATCAACGTCAAAGGCTATCTGGCGGAAGCGCGGAAAATGAAAGATGGCTCTTACCGCATGCGCCAGCGCAACTGCCCAACCGAAAGCGTCGCGGTGGCGTATCCGCAAGTTTGTGAAGAAGAGATTCGCGTGTACAGGGAAACTCTGGATTGCGATGTGGTCCGCGAATGTCGTATTGCCGATGGCGCGCAGCAATGTGAATACCACATCGTTCCGCGCAAGCTGGTACAGATTTCGGAAGGGAAAAAGAAACTACGAATGGCTACGAATGAACACGAATGA
- a CDS encoding GxxExxY protein, whose amino-acid sequence MNTNEEKIVYPELSYQIVGMAMDIQNRLGSGFLEKVYENALKVLLSRAGIKAEQQAPVKVYFDGMVIGDYYADILVAGKIILELKVVEKLTDVHRAQTLNYLKATGLRLAILINFGKQRLEHERYVN is encoded by the coding sequence ATGAACACGAATGAGGAAAAAATTGTTTATCCTGAGCTTTCCTACCAAATCGTCGGTATGGCGATGGATATTCAAAACCGGCTTGGATCGGGATTTTTGGAGAAAGTGTACGAAAATGCCTTGAAGGTTTTGTTGTCGCGGGCGGGAATTAAGGCTGAGCAGCAAGCTCCGGTCAAAGTTTATTTTGATGGCATGGTTATTGGCGATTATTACGCGGATATTTTGGTTGCAGGCAAAATTATTCTGGAGTTGAAGGTTGTTGAAAAGCTGACTGACGTTCATCGCGCACAAACTCTGAACTACTTAAAGGCGACCGGGCTACGTTTAGCGATTTTGATTAACTTTGGAAAGCAGAGACTGGAACACGAGCGCTACGTCAATTAG
- a CDS encoding Mrp/NBP35 family ATP-binding protein encodes MSDLITEEIVLNALRAVKDPDLHKDIVTLNMIRDVSICGGIVSFRFVLTTPACPVRDQLKFEAEKTVMAIPGVERVEVKMDAEVPKARGSLDKVEIAGINHIIAVTSGKGGVGKSTVAVNLAVSLSLMGARVGIVDTDIYGPNVPIMMGGRDMPMVRGEKIVPPVYHGVKTMSIGLLNPGDKAVVWRGPMLTSAVSQFLRQVEWGELDYLVVDMPPGTGDVQLSLAQMVSIAGAVLVTTPQEVALSDVRKAYNMFEQLNVPMLGVVENMSYFECAHGEKYFIFGNGGGEALAGNFDIPFLGAVPIAVSIREGGDLGVPIVISQPDSPQAKAFNQVAQNIAAQVSIAAIKANKALPVLNLKK; translated from the coding sequence ATGAGCGATCTGATTACTGAAGAAATAGTTCTTAATGCTTTGCGGGCGGTGAAAGACCCAGACCTGCACAAAGATATCGTCACGCTGAACATGATCCGCGACGTTTCGATTTGCGGCGGCATCGTCAGCTTTCGATTCGTATTGACCACGCCGGCTTGCCCAGTGCGCGATCAATTGAAGTTTGAAGCCGAGAAAACTGTCATGGCGATTCCGGGCGTGGAGCGCGTGGAAGTCAAAATGGACGCAGAAGTTCCGAAAGCCCGCGGCTCGTTGGATAAAGTCGAAATTGCCGGAATCAATCACATTATCGCGGTGACTTCCGGCAAAGGCGGTGTAGGCAAATCCACTGTCGCAGTGAATTTGGCAGTTTCATTGAGCTTGATGGGTGCTCGCGTGGGCATTGTAGATACAGATATTTATGGCCCGAATGTGCCGATCATGATGGGCGGACGTGATATGCCAATGGTGCGCGGCGAGAAAATCGTTCCCCCGGTATATCACGGCGTCAAAACCATGAGCATCGGTTTGCTGAATCCCGGCGATAAAGCCGTCGTCTGGCGTGGGCCGATGCTGACTTCGGCAGTGTCGCAGTTTCTGCGGCAGGTGGAATGGGGCGAGTTGGATTATCTGGTGGTTGACATGCCGCCCGGAACCGGTGACGTGCAATTGAGTTTAGCGCAGATGGTTTCCATCGCCGGAGCCGTACTGGTGACGACACCGCAAGAAGTTGCGCTGAGCGATGTTCGCAAGGCTTACAATATGTTCGAGCAGTTGAACGTGCCGATGCTGGGCGTGGTTGAAAACATGAGCTATTTCGAGTGCGCGCACGGCGAAAAGTATTTCATCTTTGGTAATGGCGGCGGCGAAGCGCTGGCGGGGAACTTCGACATTCCGTTTCTGGGCGCGGTTCCGATTGCCGTCAGCATTCGTGAAGGCGGCGATCTGGGCGTTCCGATTGTCATCAGTCAGCCAGATAGTCCGCAAGCCAAAGCCTTTAACCAGGTTGCGCAAAACATCGCGGCTCAGGTCAGCATTGCGGCGATCAAAGCGAACAAGGCGCTGCCGGTTTTGAATTTGAAAAAATAG
- a CDS encoding iron-sulfur cluster assembly accessory protein has product MNLTLTETAVGEVKKFIEAENVGVDGGLRVRVVPGGCSGFQYGMNIEEAPQANDEVVEASGLRVFVDMFSAQYLENVQIDYVNSVMGSGFTFNNPNASGGCGCGSSFSA; this is encoded by the coding sequence ATGAATCTGACTTTAACTGAAACTGCGGTTGGTGAAGTGAAAAAGTTCATCGAGGCTGAAAACGTTGGCGTGGACGGCGGATTGCGCGTGCGTGTGGTTCCAGGGGGGTGTTCCGGATTTCAGTACGGCATGAACATCGAAGAAGCGCCTCAAGCCAACGACGAAGTCGTGGAAGCTTCGGGTTTGCGCGTGTTCGTGGATATGTTCAGCGCCCAATATCTGGAAAACGTGCAAATTGATTATGTCAACAGCGTGATGGGATCAGGTTTCACCTTCAACAACCCGAATGCTTCAGGCGGTTGTGGTTGCGGTAGTTCGTTTTCCGCGTAA
- a CDS encoding transcriptional repressor, which translates to MNLRNTKQRQAILDAIEAHGGHLTAEEVYKIVKRRHPRLSLGTVYRNLRVLAGQGAVRELDFGMAITYFETTKDAHYHLVCKVCGGIVDVEIELEKKLMALVEQAKTIGGFQIEEHRLDFVGVCEQCQVKPARTAKRVRTLKAR; encoded by the coding sequence ATGAATTTACGAAACACAAAACAACGTCAGGCGATCCTTGATGCCATTGAGGCTCACGGTGGCCATTTGACGGCTGAAGAGGTTTACAAAATTGTCAAACGCCGTCATCCGCGCCTGAGTCTCGGTACTGTTTACCGCAATTTGCGAGTACTGGCCGGGCAGGGTGCTGTGCGCGAACTCGATTTCGGAATGGCCATTACTTATTTTGAGACGACCAAAGACGCTCATTATCATTTGGTTTGCAAGGTATGCGGTGGAATCGTTGACGTCGAAATAGAGCTGGAAAAGAAATTGATGGCGCTGGTCGAACAGGCCAAAACCATTGGTGGATTTCAGATCGAAGAGCACAGGCTTGATTTTGTCGGTGTTTGCGAACAGTGCCAGGTCAAACCTGCGCGAACTGCCAAACGCGTTCGCACGCTCAAGGCGCGGTAA
- a CDS encoding rubrerythrin family protein — MLTLEGSKTHENLVKAFAGESQANRRYLYFARQADIEGYSDVAGLFRDTAEGEAGHAYGHLDFLKEIGDPVTGQPFGNTHENLKSAIASETYEYTEMYPGFARIAREEGFDEIAEWFETLARAERSHAGRFQKGLDSVS; from the coding sequence ATGCTCACGCTAGAAGGCTCGAAGACGCACGAGAATCTGGTCAAAGCGTTTGCCGGTGAATCACAAGCGAATCGCCGTTATCTGTATTTTGCCCGCCAGGCCGACATTGAAGGCTATTCCGATGTCGCGGGTCTTTTCCGGGACACAGCCGAAGGAGAAGCCGGGCATGCCTACGGGCATCTGGATTTTTTGAAGGAAATTGGCGATCCGGTTACCGGGCAGCCTTTTGGGAATACTCATGAGAATTTGAAATCGGCCATTGCCAGTGAAACTTACGAATACACGGAAATGTATCCCGGCTTTGCTCGCATCGCGCGCGAAGAAGGGTTTGATGAAATTGCAGAGTGGTTTGAGACTTTGGCGCGCGCAGAACGTTCGCACGCCGGACGATTTCAAAAAGGTCTCGATTCAGTCAGTTAA
- the katG gene encoding catalase/peroxidase HPI has product MNKYLKTLLTAFAVVALSLLSTYEASAQGRQMPNNQFWWPDQLDLTPLRMQSTESNPMGKQFDYAKEFAKLDLNAVKQDIKKVLTTSQPWWPADYGNYGPFFIRMAWHSAGTYRVADGRGGAGGGQQRFEPLNSWPDNANLDKARRLLWPVKQKYGQKISWADLMVLAGNVAIESMGLKTYGFAGGRQDDWTPDLVYWGPEKKWLADERYSGNRNLQNPLAAVQMGLIYVNPEGPNGNPDPLAAAKDIRETFARMAMNDEETVALIAGGHTFGKAHGAHDPGKCVGPEPAAAGIEEQGLGWENKCGKGNAVDTVTSGLEGAWTSTPTAWSSQYLANLFAYDYVQTKSPAGATQWIPANGKAANTVPDAHDPSKRHSPIMFTTDLALKFDPSYQKIAKRFLENPAEFNLAFAKAWFKLTHRDLGPRSRYLGPEVPKEDLIWQDPLPKVAYKQIDAKDIAALKSKILASGLTVPELVRTAWASASTFRGTDMRGGANGARIRLAPLKDWEVNNPAELAKVLQKLEAIQNDFNRTASGGKKVSLADLIVLGGSAAVEQAAKSAGYNVQVPFSAGRVDASEAQTDVMSFAPLEPKADGFRNYYRAGQHVSPTGMLVDKANMLTLSVPEMTVLIGGLRVLNANAGGAKHGVFTEKPGTLSNDFFANLLDMSTKWSKSSASEGIYEGVDRATGKVKWTATPVDLVFGSNSELRAVSEFYAESDAKEKFVQDFVKAWAKVMNLDRFDLY; this is encoded by the coding sequence ATGAACAAGTACCTGAAGACGTTGCTCACCGCTTTCGCGGTCGTTGCGCTGTCATTATTGTCAACATACGAGGCCAGTGCTCAAGGGCGGCAAATGCCCAACAATCAGTTCTGGTGGCCTGATCAACTCGATCTGACACCGCTTCGAATGCAGTCTACTGAATCCAACCCGATGGGGAAGCAGTTCGACTACGCCAAGGAATTTGCAAAACTCGATCTGAATGCCGTCAAGCAAGACATCAAGAAAGTCCTGACGACTTCGCAGCCCTGGTGGCCTGCCGATTACGGAAACTACGGGCCGTTTTTCATCCGTATGGCTTGGCACAGTGCCGGAACGTATCGTGTGGCTGACGGGCGCGGCGGTGCAGGCGGCGGCCAACAGCGATTCGAGCCGCTCAACAGTTGGCCGGACAACGCTAATCTCGACAAGGCGCGTCGCCTACTCTGGCCAGTCAAACAGAAATATGGCCAGAAGATTTCCTGGGCCGATCTGATGGTTTTGGCTGGAAATGTCGCCATCGAATCCATGGGGTTGAAGACCTACGGTTTCGCCGGTGGACGGCAAGACGACTGGACTCCCGATCTGGTTTATTGGGGGCCGGAAAAGAAGTGGCTTGCCGATGAGCGGTACAGTGGAAATCGCAATCTTCAGAATCCGCTTGCTGCCGTGCAAATGGGGCTGATTTACGTGAATCCCGAAGGTCCGAACGGCAACCCCGATCCGCTGGCGGCAGCGAAAGACATTCGTGAGACCTTTGCCCGCATGGCGATGAACGACGAAGAAACGGTTGCACTGATCGCTGGTGGTCACACTTTCGGCAAAGCACATGGCGCTCACGATCCCGGCAAGTGTGTTGGCCCAGAGCCAGCGGCTGCCGGTATTGAGGAGCAGGGATTGGGTTGGGAAAACAAGTGCGGCAAAGGCAACGCTGTTGATACGGTCACCAGCGGTCTCGAAGGCGCTTGGACATCAACTCCTACTGCGTGGAGTTCACAATATCTCGCCAACTTATTTGCCTATGATTATGTGCAAACCAAGAGTCCGGCCGGTGCTACCCAGTGGATTCCTGCGAATGGAAAAGCCGCGAATACCGTGCCTGACGCACATGATCCATCAAAGCGGCATTCCCCAATAATGTTCACGACGGACCTGGCGCTGAAATTCGATCCGAGCTATCAGAAAATTGCCAAACGCTTTCTGGAAAACCCGGCAGAATTCAATCTCGCGTTTGCCAAGGCGTGGTTTAAGCTGACGCACCGCGACCTGGGCCCGCGTTCCCGTTATCTCGGCCCTGAAGTTCCAAAGGAAGACCTGATTTGGCAAGACCCGCTTCCCAAAGTCGCTTACAAGCAGATTGACGCGAAAGATATTGCGGCTTTGAAATCCAAGATTCTTGCGTCTGGCCTGACTGTTCCCGAACTGGTTCGGACTGCCTGGGCTTCGGCTTCCACGTTCCGTGGCACAGATATGCGCGGTGGAGCGAACGGTGCGCGCATTCGCCTTGCGCCGTTGAAGGATTGGGAAGTGAATAATCCGGCTGAATTGGCCAAGGTGTTGCAGAAGCTGGAAGCCATTCAGAATGATTTCAATCGAACGGCATCTGGCGGAAAGAAGGTTTCATTGGCTGACCTGATCGTGCTGGGCGGTAGCGCTGCTGTCGAGCAGGCCGCAAAGAGCGCCGGGTACAATGTCCAGGTGCCGTTCTCGGCTGGACGCGTGGATGCTTCCGAAGCGCAGACCGACGTGATGTCTTTCGCTCCGCTGGAACCGAAAGCAGATGGCTTCCGGAACTACTACCGCGCGGGGCAGCATGTGTCGCCGACAGGGATGCTGGTTGATAAGGCGAATATGCTGACGCTTTCTGTTCCTGAAATGACTGTGCTGATTGGTGGGTTGCGCGTCCTGAATGCGAACGCAGGAGGAGCGAAACACGGAGTCTTCACCGAGAAGCCCGGTACCTTGAGCAATGATTTCTTCGCGAATTTGCTCGACATGTCCACCAAGTGGAGCAAGTCTTCTGCATCCGAAGGCATTTACGAAGGCGTTGATCGCGCGACCGGCAAAGTCAAATGGACTGCAACGCCGGTTGACCTGGTGTTTGGCTCGAATTCCGAGTTGCGCGCAGTGTCGGAGTTCTACGCTGAGTCCGATGCAAAAGAAAAATTCGTACAGGATTTTGTGAAAGCGTGGGCTAAGGTGATGAACCTCGATCGCTTTGACCTGTACTGA